The Streptomyces laurentii genome contains a region encoding:
- a CDS encoding hypothetical protein (identified by MetaGeneAnnotator; putative;~sequence version:1): MGNWVWIPLVLFWTGGFAWAADNVRTALRNRHERKMEMLEAHRQERLALDASNRTPEPVCGCTHHLAKHDKQGRCHERVEIPVAWDENKKPLRFEAGQCNCQQYVGPQPLSTVYADELTDL; encoded by the coding sequence ATGGGGAACTGGGTTTGGATACCGCTTGTCCTGTTCTGGACCGGCGGGTTCGCCTGGGCCGCGGACAACGTCCGTACGGCACTGAGGAACCGGCACGAGCGCAAGATGGAAATGCTGGAGGCCCACCGCCAGGAGCGGCTGGCGCTGGACGCCTCGAACCGGACGCCCGAGCCGGTGTGCGGATGCACGCATCATCTGGCCAAGCACGACAAGCAGGGCCGGTGCCACGAGCGGGTGGAGATCCCGGTCGCCTGGGACGAGAACAAGAAGCCGCTGCGGTTCGAGGCCGGGCAGTGCAACTGTCAGCAGTACGTGGGGCCGCAGCCGTTGTCCACGGTCTACGCGGATGAGCTGACCGATCTCTAG
- a CDS encoding hypothetical protein (identified by MetaGeneAnnotator; putative;~sequence version:1), giving the protein MAGMRLPAPLHVLNEGIAFLLELAALACLAWWGWHSAESIALRLVLAIAAPVAAAVVWGLFASPKATFTLPLAGVLAVKALVFGAAVATLWAVERPTWALVFGIIAVVNTGLAALDSQAAMHR; this is encoded by the coding sequence ATGGCCGGCATGAGACTCCCGGCCCCTCTGCATGTGCTCAACGAGGGCATCGCGTTCCTTTTGGAGCTCGCGGCACTCGCGTGCCTTGCCTGGTGGGGCTGGCACAGTGCGGAGAGCATCGCGCTACGGCTGGTTCTCGCCATCGCGGCACCCGTGGCGGCGGCTGTCGTGTGGGGGTTGTTCGCCTCCCCCAAGGCGACGTTCACGCTGCCACTGGCCGGTGTCCTCGCGGTGAAGGCGCTGGTGTTCGGCGCCGCGGTGGCCACCCTGTGGGCGGTCGAACGCCCCACGTGGGCCCTGGTGTTCGGAATCATCGCCGTTGTGAACACGGGCCTCGCGGCCCTGGACTCCCAGGCCGCGATGCACCGCTGA
- a CDS encoding dihydrodipicolinate synthase family protein (Class I aldolases; cl17187;~Dihydrodipicolinate synthase/N-acetylneuraminate lyase [Aminoacid transportand metabolism / Cell envelope biogenesis, outer membrane]; COG0329;~KEGG: bxe:Bxe_B2107 dihydrodipicolinate synthase family protein;~catalytic residue [active];~dihydrodipicolinate synthase family protein [Streptosporangium roseum DSM43021];~identified by MetaGeneAnnotator; putative), with amino-acid sequence MAQDFLPYGIHVPLVTPFASDGRLDLDALAGLAHTALDDGAAGLVALGTTGETAALDPDERRAVVDTCARVCRERDAQLVVGAGHGATAAAARELAALARVPEIRAALVTVPAFVRPARDGVIAHFTRLAADSPVPLIVYHIPYRTGLPVDAATLRALGRIPGVVGVKHAVGGVDQDTVDLLGDLPPGFAVLAGDDVFTSPLLALGAAGGILASAHLATGRFVELVDAWRTGDVPRARTLGHHLARLSARLFAEPNPTVIKGVLHAQGRIPTPDVRLPHVAASEESVTGALKELASVEQALREEAVR; translated from the coding sequence ATGGCACAGGACTTCCTCCCGTACGGGATCCACGTACCCCTCGTCACCCCCTTCGCCTCCGACGGGCGCCTCGACCTCGACGCGCTGGCGGGACTCGCGCACACCGCCCTCGACGACGGCGCCGCCGGACTCGTCGCGCTCGGCACCACCGGCGAGACCGCCGCCCTCGACCCCGACGAACGGCGGGCCGTCGTCGACACGTGCGCCCGGGTCTGCCGGGAACGCGACGCCCAGCTCGTCGTCGGCGCAGGCCACGGCGCCACGGCCGCGGCGGCCCGGGAACTCGCCGCCCTGGCCCGCGTACCGGAGATCCGAGCGGCCCTGGTGACCGTCCCCGCGTTCGTCCGCCCGGCCCGGGACGGCGTGATCGCCCACTTCACGCGGCTCGCCGCCGACAGTCCCGTACCGCTGATCGTCTACCACATCCCGTACCGCACCGGGCTTCCGGTCGACGCCGCCACCCTGCGCGCCCTCGGCCGGATCCCCGGCGTCGTCGGCGTCAAGCACGCCGTCGGCGGCGTCGACCAGGACACCGTCGACCTCCTCGGCGACCTGCCGCCCGGCTTCGCCGTCCTGGCCGGCGACGACGTGTTCACCTCGCCGCTGCTCGCGCTCGGCGCGGCCGGTGGGATCCTCGCCTCCGCCCACCTGGCCACCGGCCGGTTCGTCGAACTCGTCGACGCCTGGCGTACCGGCGACGTACCCCGTGCCCGCACCCTCGGCCATCACCTGGCGCGCCTGTCGGCCCGCCTGTTCGCCGAGCCGAACCCGACCGTGATCAAGGGCGTCCTCCACGCCCAGGGGCGGATCCCCACGCCGGACGTCCGGCTGCCGCACGTCGCCGCGTCGGAGGAGTCGGTGACGGGGGCGCTGAAGGAACTGGCCTCCGTGGAGCAGGCGCTACGGGAGGAAGCCGTCCGCTGA
- a CDS encoding chloramphenicol resistance protein (Arabinose efflux permease [Carbohydrate transport andmetabolism]; COG2814;~chloramphenicol resistance protein [Streptomyces roseosporus NRRL15998];~identified by MetaGeneAnnotator; putative;~truncated CDS), whose amino-acid sequence MPFFVHVLGLAVFAQGTSEFMLSGLVPGLARDLSVSPSTAAGLTSAYAIGMIVGAPLMAVLGARGRPRPALAGFLTAFVVVHVVGALTTDVAVLYATRVAAAMANAGFLAVALPYAAALAGPARQARATAVLLSGVTLACVVGVPAGAALGEHLGWRWVFRAVAALCLPALALLLRPARATFADREGDPVPGAGEVPATPPPAASSGDGSRPAHHVLRNELRTLRSRPLRAALVSGALVNGATFAGFAFLALVATDVTRLPSGIVPALLATFGLGAFAGVTLAGRTTLRVPLALGVLVAAWTLFALVAAHPVALFVLAAVQGTLSFALGTTLVNRVLRLATEAPSLSGAFATVSLNIGAFAGPLLAAAVTANAGDPRGALWTSVVLSALAAALTGRAYVTGARARWEGASGGRE is encoded by the coding sequence GTGCCCTTCTTCGTCCATGTCCTGGGTCTCGCCGTCTTCGCCCAGGGCACCTCCGAGTTCATGCTCTCCGGACTGGTCCCCGGCCTCGCCCGCGACCTGTCCGTGTCCCCTTCGACCGCCGCCGGTCTGACCTCGGCGTACGCGATCGGAATGATCGTCGGCGCACCGCTCATGGCGGTGCTCGGAGCGCGCGGACGCCCGCGCCCCGCACTGGCCGGATTCCTGACGGCCTTCGTCGTCGTCCACGTCGTCGGGGCGCTGACGACGGACGTCGCCGTCCTGTACGCGACCCGGGTCGCCGCCGCGATGGCGAACGCCGGATTCCTCGCGGTGGCCCTGCCCTATGCGGCCGCCCTGGCCGGCCCGGCGCGGCAGGCCCGCGCGACCGCCGTCCTCCTGTCGGGCGTCACCCTGGCCTGCGTCGTCGGCGTCCCGGCGGGCGCGGCGCTGGGCGAACACCTCGGCTGGCGCTGGGTGTTCCGGGCCGTTGCCGCCCTGTGCCTGCCGGCGCTCGCCCTGCTCCTGCGCCCGGCCCGCGCCACCTTCGCCGACCGGGAAGGCGACCCCGTGCCCGGAGCCGGGGAAGTGCCGGCCACCCCACCGCCCGCTGCCTCATCCGGCGACGGCTCGCGTCCAGCCCACCACGTTCTCAGGAACGAACTGAGGACCCTCCGCTCGCGGCCGCTGCGGGCCGCCCTCGTCTCCGGCGCCCTTGTCAACGGCGCCACCTTCGCCGGCTTCGCGTTCCTGGCCCTCGTCGCCACCGACGTCACCCGCCTACCGTCCGGCATCGTCCCCGCGCTGCTCGCGACCTTCGGACTGGGGGCGTTCGCCGGCGTCACCCTCGCGGGCCGCACCACCCTCAGAGTGCCCCTCGCTCTCGGTGTCCTCGTCGCCGCGTGGACCTTGTTCGCCCTGGTCGCGGCGCACCCCGTGGCCCTGTTCGTCCTCGCGGCCGTCCAGGGCACACTGTCCTTCGCGCTCGGCACGACACTCGTCAACCGCGTGCTGCGACTCGCGACCGAAGCACCGTCCCTCTCGGGCGCCTTCGCAACGGTGTCGCTCAACATCGGAGCATTCGCCGGCCCGTTGCTGGCGGCCGCCGTGACCGCCAATGCGGGCGACCCACGTGGCGCTTTGTGGACCAGCGTGGTGCTGTCGGCGCTGGCGGCGGCGCTGACCGGCCGTGCGTACGTCACCGGGGCGCGCGCCAGGTGGGAGGGAGCGTCCGGCGGGCGGGAGTAG
- a CDS encoding lysR family transcriptional regulator (COG0583 Transcriptional regulator;~LysR family transcriptional regulator [Rhodococcus erythropolis CCM2595];~identified by MetaGeneAnnotator; putative) — translation MLDVRRLRLLRELALRGTIAAVAEALAFTPSAVSQQLGTLEREAGVALLERSGRGVRLTPAGRNLVRHAEAVLERLEQAEAELAEARHGPAGPLRIGAFPTATRALVPEALVLLAARFPALEPMVSEMDPAGVAHALRAGDLDVALVHDYDLVPAPPEPGLAAVPLCEEAMYLACPGDGGDADDAAVGSGGLELLAPHRSVPWIMAAPDTLCRAATEQMCRAAGFVPRVRHQVDEFATVLAFVAAGHGIAVVPQLGAADPPAGVRLTALPVRRRTRVAFRGGAGAHPAVAALTRALRDAVPESLRMISSPGAEVPMPSPLPSPSAP, via the coding sequence ATGCTTGATGTACGACGTCTGCGGCTGCTGCGCGAACTGGCCCTGCGCGGAACCATCGCCGCCGTGGCCGAGGCCCTGGCGTTCACTCCGTCGGCGGTGTCGCAGCAGCTCGGCACTCTGGAGCGGGAGGCGGGAGTGGCGCTTCTGGAACGTTCCGGGCGCGGGGTACGGCTGACGCCGGCCGGGCGGAATCTCGTCCGTCACGCGGAGGCGGTCCTGGAGCGTCTCGAACAGGCGGAGGCCGAACTCGCCGAGGCGCGGCACGGCCCGGCGGGGCCGCTGCGGATCGGGGCCTTCCCGACGGCGACGCGGGCGCTCGTGCCGGAGGCGCTCGTGCTGCTCGCGGCCCGGTTTCCGGCGCTGGAGCCGATGGTGAGCGAGATGGATCCGGCCGGAGTGGCGCACGCGTTGCGCGCGGGGGACCTGGATGTGGCCCTCGTCCACGACTACGACCTGGTGCCGGCGCCGCCGGAGCCGGGGCTCGCCGCCGTGCCGCTGTGCGAGGAGGCGATGTACCTGGCCTGCCCCGGCGACGGGGGCGACGCCGATGACGCGGCGGTCGGCTCTGGCGGCCTGGAGTTGCTCGCGCCGCACCGGAGCGTGCCGTGGATCATGGCGGCGCCGGACACGCTGTGCCGGGCGGCGACCGAGCAGATGTGCCGGGCCGCGGGGTTCGTGCCGCGGGTACGGCACCAGGTGGACGAGTTCGCGACGGTGCTGGCGTTCGTGGCGGCGGGCCACGGCATCGCGGTCGTACCCCAGTTGGGAGCGGCGGACCCGCCCGCGGGGGTGCGTCTGACGGCTCTTCCGGTCCGGCGCAGGACCCGGGTCGCGTTCCGTGGCGGCGCCGGCGCCCACCCGGCGGTCGCCGCGCTCACCCGGGCCCTGCGGGACGCCGTACCGGAGTCTCTGCGGATGATCTCCTCCCCCGGCGCGGAGGTCCCCATGCCGTCCCCGCTCCCATCCCCGTCCGCACCCTGA
- a CDS encoding tetR-family transcriptional regulator (Bacterial regulatory proteins, tetR family; pfam00440;~TetR-family transcriptional regulator [Streptomyces hygroscopicus subsp. jinggangensis TL01];~Transcriptional regulator [Transcription]; COG1309;~identified by MetaGeneAnnotator; putative), which produces MFDEERALGAAMRTFWEKGYEATSTQDLCDATGLGRSSIYNTFKSKHDLFARALTHYIDTTTATQLVILGDSRLSGADRLRALLAVIVDAETEHRTGGRSMGCLTVNTTVELAGRDPMAASLLERDTARRLAALRAVIEEGRRDGSITSPREAGALARFVNAAIGGMRVSGQGGADRATLESIAEVTLDALTR; this is translated from the coding sequence ATGTTCGACGAGGAGCGCGCCCTGGGCGCGGCGATGCGCACGTTCTGGGAGAAGGGCTACGAGGCCACCTCCACCCAGGACCTGTGCGACGCCACCGGACTGGGGCGCAGCAGCATCTACAACACCTTCAAGAGCAAGCACGATCTGTTCGCGCGCGCGTTGACCCACTACATCGACACGACGACGGCCACCCAGCTGGTGATCCTGGGGGACAGCCGGCTCAGCGGGGCGGACCGGTTGCGCGCCCTGCTCGCCGTGATCGTGGACGCCGAGACCGAACACCGGACGGGCGGACGCAGTATGGGCTGCCTGACCGTGAACACCACGGTCGAGCTGGCCGGCCGGGACCCGATGGCCGCGAGCCTGCTGGAGCGGGACACGGCCCGCCGACTGGCGGCCCTGCGCGCGGTGATCGAGGAAGGTCGCCGCGACGGCAGCATCACCTCGCCCCGGGAGGCCGGGGCGCTGGCACGGTTCGTCAACGCGGCCATCGGCGGCATGCGCGTGTCCGGGCAGGGCGGCGCCGACCGGGCCACGCTGGAATCGATCGCCGAGGTCACGCTGGACGCGCTGACGCGCTGA
- a CDS encoding 2-phosphosulfolactate phosphatase (2-phosphosulfolactate phosphatase [Streptomyces flavogriseus ATCC33331];~2-phosphosulpholactate phosphatase; cl00895;~PFAM: 2-phosphosulfolactate phosphatase; KEGG: sco:SCO7611 hypothetical protein;~identified by MetaGeneAnnotator; putative), which translates to MKHRFTGIPDPAESPGTATTGSVAVVIDVMRAFTVAAWAFARGAERIVLAGTDRSALEWKEAHPDWLALKDGAPAPGFDLVNSPGLVRSADLTGRTLIQRTTAGTRGALAVAGAPLVLCASFVVAGATARLLRAEGGTRPVTFVVTGDDGQAEEDLACAQYISRRALAGPVGGDAEPGEIEHAEPYLHRARTSRGAARLADGVRRGHRGIHQDDAALCLELDRFPYAMVARQEDTMTVLRPVHPADTADSTHT; encoded by the coding sequence ATGAAGCACCGTTTCACCGGCATCCCCGACCCCGCCGAGTCCCCGGGAACGGCCACCACCGGGAGCGTCGCCGTCGTCATCGACGTGATGCGCGCGTTCACGGTCGCCGCCTGGGCCTTCGCGCGCGGCGCCGAACGGATCGTCCTGGCCGGGACCGATCGGTCCGCCCTGGAATGGAAGGAAGCGCATCCCGACTGGCTCGCGCTGAAAGACGGTGCCCCGGCCCCCGGATTCGACCTCGTGAACTCGCCCGGACTCGTCCGCTCCGCCGACCTGACCGGTCGCACCCTCATCCAGCGGACGACGGCCGGTACGCGCGGCGCACTTGCGGTCGCCGGCGCCCCGCTCGTCCTGTGCGCGAGTTTCGTGGTGGCCGGCGCGACGGCCCGCCTGCTGCGCGCCGAAGGAGGCACCCGGCCGGTGACCTTCGTGGTCACCGGCGACGACGGCCAGGCGGAGGAGGATCTGGCCTGCGCTCAGTACATCAGCCGCCGCGCCCTCGCCGGCCCGGTGGGCGGCGACGCGGAACCCGGCGAGATCGAGCACGCGGAGCCGTATCTCCACCGCGCCCGCACCTCCCGCGGGGCCGCCCGACTCGCCGACGGCGTGCGGCGCGGGCATCGGGGCATCCACCAGGACGACGCCGCCCTCTGCCTGGAGCTGGACCGATTCCCGTACGCGATGGTGGCACGACAAGAGGACACCATGACGGTCCTGCGCCCGGTGCACCCCGCGGACACGGCGGACTCGACGCATACCTGA
- a CDS encoding major facilitator superfamily permease (Arabinose efflux permease [Carbohydrate transport andmetabolism]; COG2814;~The Major Facilitator Superfamily (MFS) isa large and diverse group of secondary transporters that includes uniporters, symporters, and antiporters. MFS proteins facilitate the transport across cytoplasmic or internal membranes of a variety of...; cd06174;~identified by MetaGeneAnnotator; putative;~major facilitator superfamily permease [Streptomyces hygroscopicus subsp. jinggangensis TL01];~putative substrate translocation pore), which produces MPRAVYVLALGIFAMVTSEFVVAGLMPQMADGLNVTVGQVGYLISAFTVAMSAGGPFLTVALMRFSPRTALMVLFAVFLAGNVLAATATGYATMMAARIVTGIASQAFFGVAVSLCATLTRPEVRGRAIAVAMNGLMLGTLLGLPMSTLIGDRFGWRAAFWTINLITVIAAPATAFGIPRTARPEAGVGFRRELVVFRKPRLWLTLSTSTLVIGATFSAFSYVNPILTEVTGFSTGTVPLLLIAYGAATLVGNTVVGRLADRHTAVVLTAGLALNAVFLTGFALFTDLPGPAVACLMGIGLVGVTMNPAMATRVQRAGSPGPLVNTVHSSFITLGVIIGSSVGAALIGRWGLRAPLWLGAVLALTGLATVLPDLLRRPASPVRPLPAPRPEEHAPRVDA; this is translated from the coding sequence GTGCCCCGTGCCGTATACGTCCTGGCGCTCGGCATCTTCGCCATGGTGACCAGCGAGTTCGTGGTCGCCGGACTGATGCCGCAGATGGCCGACGGACTGAACGTGACTGTCGGTCAAGTCGGCTATCTCATCAGCGCGTTCACCGTCGCGATGTCGGCGGGTGGGCCGTTCCTGACCGTCGCGTTGATGAGATTCTCGCCGCGTACGGCCCTGATGGTGCTGTTCGCGGTGTTCCTGGCGGGCAACGTGCTGGCCGCCACCGCGACCGGATACGCCACGATGATGGCCGCGCGTATCGTCACGGGCATCGCCTCCCAGGCCTTCTTCGGCGTGGCCGTCTCGCTGTGCGCCACGCTCACCCGCCCCGAGGTGCGCGGCCGCGCCATCGCCGTGGCGATGAACGGCCTCATGCTGGGCACCTTGCTCGGACTGCCGATGTCCACCCTGATCGGCGACCGCTTCGGCTGGCGCGCCGCCTTCTGGACCATCAACCTGATCACCGTGATCGCCGCGCCGGCCACGGCCTTCGGCATCCCGCGCACCGCACGCCCCGAGGCGGGCGTCGGCTTCCGCCGCGAACTGGTCGTCTTCCGCAAACCCCGGCTGTGGCTGACGCTGTCCACGAGCACCCTCGTCATCGGCGCCACGTTCTCCGCCTTCAGCTACGTCAACCCGATCCTCACCGAGGTCACCGGCTTCTCGACCGGCACCGTGCCCCTCCTGCTCATCGCCTACGGCGCCGCCACCCTCGTGGGCAACACCGTCGTCGGCCGGCTCGCCGACCGCCACACAGCGGTGGTCCTCACCGCCGGACTCGCCCTCAACGCGGTCTTCCTCACCGGCTTCGCCCTCTTCACCGACCTTCCCGGCCCGGCGGTGGCCTGCCTGATGGGCATCGGCCTGGTCGGCGTCACCATGAACCCGGCGATGGCGACCCGCGTCCAGCGCGCGGGCAGCCCCGGGCCGCTGGTCAACACGGTCCACTCCTCGTTCATCACACTCGGCGTCATCATCGGCTCCTCCGTCGGCGCCGCCCTGATCGGCCGGTGGGGTCTGCGTGCCCCGCTGTGGCTCGGTGCCGTCCTGGCCCTGACCGGACTGGCCACCGTCCTGCCCGACCTGCTCCGCCGTCCCGCCTCCCCCGTACGACCGCTCCCCGCGCCCCGGCCTGAGGAGCACGCGCCGCGCGTCGACGCCTGA
- a CDS encoding ferredoxin (4Fe-4S single cluster domain; pfam13459;~Protein of unknown function (DUF1271); cl01443;~ferredoxin [Streptomyces viridochromogenes DSM40736];~identified by MetaGeneAnnotator; putative): protein MRISVDTGVCIGAGQCALVAPEVFTQDEDGFSMVLPGREDGPVGPLVREAVRACPVQAITVNE, encoded by the coding sequence ATGCGTATTTCCGTCGACACGGGTGTGTGTATCGGCGCGGGCCAGTGCGCGCTGGTCGCCCCCGAGGTGTTCACGCAGGACGAGGACGGCTTCAGCATGGTCCTGCCGGGGCGCGAGGACGGGCCGGTCGGGCCGCTCGTGCGGGAGGCGGTGCGGGCCTGTCCCGTGCAGGCGATCACGGTGAACGAGTAG